The Skermanella pratensis genome has a window encoding:
- a CDS encoding phytanoyl-CoA dioxygenase family protein codes for MPMPSASEIRDAYRRDGFIVVRGVFTATEVATLAEAFDRQFQAGLKHPSSFRHGNFHVRVADDGNLGHTVRMVQWPSYGDPVLNAFRQDDRMFRLIEPLLGGDLKQIINQLHWKPPGAAGGDYAFHQDSRFRRPREAYRNLSGSYVQTGLAVDPHTAESGAMRLYPGSHLLGDLDLMPRASILGSGIAEEALERYGLDPAKLVDFAMEPGDVGLWHPYMIHGSAANRSSHDRRLYINGYVRAADCDRGEWTWRDGRPVPLGEPVLVHYEDLHRRPEPHYVSG; via the coding sequence ATGCCTATGCCGTCCGCATCCGAGATCCGGGATGCCTATCGCCGTGACGGGTTCATCGTCGTGCGGGGCGTCTTCACCGCCACGGAGGTGGCGACGCTGGCCGAAGCCTTCGACCGTCAGTTCCAGGCCGGGCTGAAGCACCCCAGCAGTTTCCGCCACGGCAATTTCCACGTCCGCGTCGCCGACGACGGAAATCTGGGCCATACGGTCCGCATGGTGCAGTGGCCGTCCTACGGCGACCCGGTGCTGAACGCATTCCGTCAGGACGACAGGATGTTTCGGCTGATCGAGCCGCTGTTGGGGGGCGATCTCAAGCAGATCATCAACCAACTGCATTGGAAACCGCCCGGGGCGGCCGGCGGCGATTACGCCTTCCACCAGGACAGCCGGTTCCGCCGCCCGCGCGAGGCTTACCGGAACCTGTCAGGGTCCTATGTGCAGACCGGCCTCGCCGTGGACCCGCATACCGCCGAGAGCGGGGCCATGCGCCTTTATCCCGGCAGCCACCTGCTCGGCGACCTGGACCTGATGCCGCGGGCGAGCATCCTGGGGTCCGGCATCGCGGAGGAGGCGCTGGAGCGATACGGCCTCGACCCCGCCAAGCTGGTCGATTTCGCGATGGAGCCGGGCGACGTCGGCCTGTGGCACCCGTACATGATCCACGGGTCGGCCGCCAACCGGTCCAGCCATGACCGGCGGCTCTACATCAACGGCTATGTCCGTGCGGCGGACTGCGACCGTGGCGAATGGACTTGGCGCGACGGCCGGCCGGTCCCGCTCGGCGAGCCTGTCCTCGTCCATTACGAGGATCTGCACCGCCGCCCGGAGCCGCATTATGTGAGTGGCTGA